A single window of Proteiniborus ethanoligenes DNA harbors:
- a CDS encoding RNA-binding domain-containing protein: MEFLFNGETKNIEYKKEYSKSILKTISAMANYQDGYIVIGIDDDSNVTGVDNPKAIKLMLENSINDNILPRPYYEIFEKKVDDKIIVVLQVFVGENTPYLYNNKAYKRMNTSTVTTDKIEYENLILKGRNIGYDGLSYNDNGLSFGYLNKKIRQQLGIGHLSKDILKTLGLMKNEEYTIAAALLSDENPIHSSGISLIRFDSDTTLNIIDKNILRNISLIEGFDKSIEFYEKHINKKEVIKGAYRETIEEVPLVAFRESIANAIVHREYMVDADIRVEIFDDRIEIISPGGLPIGITEEEYLDGRVSVPRNRIIADIFLRLGIIERLATGIRRIKGYYKDKNVNPEFLIAQNSIKVILPKISSQKNTTVKLNDTNVNANDMNENELKIVKHLNSTGRISRKEAEEILSLKKTQAVQVLGGLIDKGIIIRVGSGRNTAYEKPRGVN; the protein is encoded by the coding sequence GTGGAATTTCTATTTAATGGTGAAACAAAGAATATCGAGTATAAAAAAGAATATTCAAAATCCATACTTAAGACAATTTCTGCAATGGCTAATTATCAGGATGGATATATAGTTATTGGAATAGATGATGATTCAAATGTTACTGGTGTTGATAATCCTAAGGCAATTAAATTGATGCTTGAAAACTCCATAAACGATAATATTTTACCTAGACCATATTATGAAATATTTGAAAAAAAGGTTGATGATAAAATAATAGTAGTGCTTCAGGTATTTGTAGGCGAAAATACTCCATATTTATACAATAATAAAGCATATAAGAGAATGAATACATCAACTGTAACAACTGATAAAATAGAATACGAGAACCTTATACTTAAGGGTAGAAATATTGGATATGATGGGTTGAGTTATAATGATAATGGACTTAGCTTTGGATATCTAAATAAGAAAATAAGACAGCAGTTGGGGATAGGCCATTTATCAAAAGATATACTTAAAACACTAGGGCTAATGAAAAATGAAGAGTATACAATAGCTGCGGCACTGTTATCCGATGAAAATCCAATCCATAGTTCTGGAATATCCCTTATTAGATTTGATTCAGATACAACTTTAAATATTATAGATAAAAATATATTAAGAAATATATCTCTAATAGAGGGGTTTGATAAATCAATAGAGTTTTATGAAAAACATATAAATAAGAAGGAAGTAATAAAAGGTGCATATAGAGAAACCATAGAAGAAGTACCTTTAGTAGCCTTTAGGGAATCTATTGCAAATGCAATTGTTCATCGTGAATATATGGTAGATGCTGATATTAGAGTAGAAATATTTGATGATAGAATAGAGATAATTTCTCCTGGAGGGTTACCTATAGGTATAACTGAGGAAGAATATCTTGATGGTAGAGTATCAGTTCCAAGAAATAGAATAATAGCAGATATTTTTCTTAGACTAGGGATAATAGAACGATTAGCAACTGGAATAAGAAGAATAAAAGGATATTATAAAGATAAAAATGTGAATCCTGAATTTTTGATTGCACAAAATTCAATCAAGGTAATATTACCTAAGATTTCATCACAAAAAAACACTACTGTTAAATTGAACGATACGAACGTTAACGCGAACGATATGAACGAAAATGAACTAAAAATTGTTAAACACCTTAATTCCACCGGACGAATATCTAGAAAAGAAGCAGAAGAAATTCTCTCACTAAAGAAG
- a CDS encoding DUF2971 domain-containing protein — MTIQKVKKSMYRFRRIENLIGKYKELENQEIYFSDIVSLNDPMEGFREFYWSGDVIAWENLFKHYILCLEQMCFLAYLSEEMQIFSARDIPIFIEEDKLPTEQYRQMFREIWEKFFQIDGIKEYIDIIASLPWKVYRDELYAYFKYIHFIAFQVIMETYIKHGFQESYTTQPPDYSSHLKGFVEALKKINLVDEDEQDKIKILVKIQRDLLLEFDLISAYKLYDSPINQRRWFILSEFTNAYLDSLIKLTYPEAYVACFMSDCTNAAVWGHYGDSHKGICLKFRTKDTNGIPSIDLNCIIGMGEKPIYDYRQFPFYKIDYTNKFKEIDFFKSIGRLTMGQLMRQWYTDQEGNRSSCADHMIDKKREEIWRDQYWNSYNSGFLIKLKDWEYEKEHRLLLSSVLDSFEEVEDRKLKYKFDDLEAIIFGTRTSIEDKIKIIKIIESKCEVNHRKNFDFYQAEYSKTTGRMEIRKLDFIKLGLT, encoded by the coding sequence GTGACTATTCAGAAGGTGAAGAAATCAATGTATAGATTCAGAAGAATAGAAAATTTAATAGGAAAGTATAAAGAACTTGAAAATCAAGAAATCTATTTTTCGGACATTGTTTCTTTGAATGATCCAATGGAAGGATTTAGAGAGTTTTATTGGTCTGGAGATGTAATTGCTTGGGAAAACTTGTTTAAGCATTATATTCTTTGTCTTGAGCAAATGTGTTTCTTAGCATATTTAAGCGAGGAGATGCAAATATTTAGTGCTAGGGATATACCAATTTTTATAGAAGAGGATAAATTACCAACAGAACAATATAGGCAAATGTTTCGTGAAATCTGGGAGAAGTTCTTTCAAATTGATGGAATTAAAGAATATATTGATATTATTGCATCTTTACCATGGAAGGTTTATCGTGATGAACTTTATGCCTATTTCAAATATATCCATTTTATAGCCTTTCAAGTTATCATGGAAACGTATATTAAACATGGATTCCAAGAATCATATACTACTCAACCACCAGACTATTCTAGTCATTTAAAAGGTTTTGTTGAGGCATTGAAAAAAATAAATTTGGTAGATGAGGATGAACAAGATAAAATTAAAATTCTAGTAAAAATACAAAGAGATTTATTGCTGGAGTTTGATTTAATTAGCGCATACAAACTATATGATAGCCCTATAAATCAACGAAGGTGGTTTATATTATCTGAGTTTACAAATGCTTACTTAGATAGTCTTATAAAACTTACATATCCTGAAGCTTATGTTGCCTGCTTTATGAGTGATTGCACCAATGCAGCAGTTTGGGGACATTATGGGGACAGTCATAAGGGTATATGTTTAAAGTTTAGAACAAAAGATACAAATGGTATCCCTTCAATTGATCTAAATTGCATAATAGGTATGGGAGAAAAGCCTATATATGATTATAGACAATTTCCATTTTATAAGATAGATTATACAAATAAATTTAAAGAAATTGATTTTTTTAAATCTATCGGTCGTCTTACAATGGGTCAACTCATGAGACAGTGGTATACTGACCAGGAAGGGAATAGAAGTAGCTGTGCAGATCATATGATAGATAAGAAAAGAGAAGAAATATGGCGTGACCAATATTGGAATAGTTACAATAGCGGTTTTCTTATAAAACTTAAGGATTGGGAGTATGAGAAAGAACATAGGTTGCTTTTATCAAGTGTTCTTGATTCGTTTGAAGAAGTTGAAGATCGCAAGCTTAAGTATAAGTTTGATGATCTTGAAGCTATAATTTTTGGTACGAGGACATCCATTGAGGATAAAATAAAAATTATAAAGATTATTGAGTCTAAATGTGAAGTAAATCATAGAAAAAACTTTGATTTCTATCAGGCTGAATATTCTAAAACTACTGGAAGAATGGAAATTAGAAAGTTAGATTTTATAAAGTTGGGCTTAACTTAA
- a CDS encoding 4-fold beta flower protein: protein MDYPIWTLSGRFCGKVIDGQVYDQDGHHVGYIDESRIYSVRTGRVIGEFYREDRVGIRTSKSYPIRGARGVRGSRGFGRRGNKGGISSGGWSEPEF, encoded by the coding sequence ATGGATTATCCTATTTGGACGTTAAGTGGAAGATTCTGTGGTAAAGTTATTGATGGGCAGGTCTATGATCAAGATGGGCATCATGTAGGATACATTGATGAATCTAGGATATACTCTGTTAGAACAGGTAGAGTAATTGGTGAGTTTTATCGTGAAGATAGAGTAGGAATTCGAACTTCTAAAAGTTACCCAATAAGAGGGGCCAGAGGTGTAAGAGGTTCTAGAGGTTTTGGAAGAAGGGGTAACAAAGGTGGTATTAGTTCGGGCGGATGGTCAGAACCTGAATTTTAG
- a CDS encoding alpha/beta hydrolase family protein — protein MNNYLQSNNIIEEKIFIENVPAILFKPKEAKGLLPTIIFYHGWSSNKELQRIRGFILSAVGYQVIIPDAINHGERNPIDYYDIKNGKYFWYTILNNLEEAPIIIDELILKYNADPNRIGLIGHSMGGFTAAGVFTHNPKIKTLVVLNGSCGWQNSNEVFKRTLGISEVEKFKEIEDKINKIDPMNNLQLLKDRPMLMLHGDSDSVVSIESQRMFYKEILPLYLDKNKIKLVEYPRLDHFVTTNMMEEIIEWLYENLQ, from the coding sequence ATGAACAATTACTTACAATCTAATAATATAATTGAAGAAAAAATATTCATAGAGAATGTTCCTGCTATTCTCTTTAAGCCTAAAGAAGCAAAGGGCTTACTTCCTACCATTATATTTTATCACGGCTGGAGTTCAAATAAAGAATTACAAAGGATTAGAGGATTTATTTTATCTGCTGTAGGCTATCAGGTTATTATACCTGATGCTATTAACCACGGTGAAAGAAATCCTATTGATTATTATGATATTAAAAATGGTAAATATTTTTGGTATACAATATTAAATAATTTAGAGGAAGCACCGATTATAATTGATGAATTAATACTAAAATATAATGCAGATCCTAATAGAATAGGTTTGATAGGTCACTCAATGGGTGGATTTACAGCTGCAGGAGTATTTACTCATAATCCCAAAATAAAGACTTTAGTAGTATTAAACGGTTCTTGTGGTTGGCAAAATTCTAATGAGGTATTTAAAAGAACTCTTGGAATAAGTGAAGTTGAAAAATTTAAGGAGATAGAGGATAAGATTAATAAAATTGATCCAATGAATAATTTACAATTACTTAAGGATAGACCCATGCTTATGCTACATGGTGATAGTGATAGCGTAGTTTCTATAGAAAGCCAAAGGATGTTCTATAAAGAGATTCTACCTCTGTACCTAGACAAAAACAAAATCAAATTAGTTGAGTATCCTAGATTAGATCATTTTGTGACTACAAATATGATGGAGGAAATTATAGAGTGGCTTTATGAAAATCTTCAATAA
- a CDS encoding DUF4438 domain-containing protein, whose protein sequence is MLKTNKQKLVMQSVQGKIHSPIVSNPYRVNRDGIAEVLPATGGITYNVKIGDTCMEWVGDHIEPGVSIKSDNTNENNALMLLSCIGNEAKVVSGEAKGAKGYVTGMHGGIDHVLIHFNEEDTEKMTIGDSILVKAYGQGLKIEGYDDVKCMNIDPTLFDKLGITQKEDGVLKVPVTTEIPAYLMGSGIGSMTAFSGDYDIMTGDEDANKEFGIDKLRFGDLVLLRDCDNTNGRQYLKGSVSIGVVVHSDCIKSGHGPGVTVIMSSKYSKIKGIKSENANIAYYLGVR, encoded by the coding sequence ATGCTTAAAACAAATAAACAAAAATTAGTAATGCAATCTGTTCAAGGTAAGATTCACAGTCCTATAGTTTCTAATCCCTATCGAGTAAATAGAGATGGAATAGCTGAAGTGTTACCAGCTACTGGTGGCATCACATACAATGTTAAAATAGGAGATACTTGTATGGAGTGGGTAGGAGATCATATAGAGCCAGGAGTTAGCATTAAAAGCGACAATACTAATGAAAACAATGCACTTATGCTTTTATCATGTATAGGTAATGAAGCTAAGGTTGTTTCAGGCGAAGCTAAAGGTGCAAAAGGATATGTAACTGGCATGCATGGTGGAATAGATCATGTATTAATACATTTTAATGAAGAAGATACAGAGAAAATGACTATAGGTGATTCTATTTTAGTTAAGGCTTATGGTCAAGGTCTAAAAATAGAAGGCTATGATGATGTTAAATGCATGAATATAGATCCTACTCTATTTGATAAATTAGGGATTACACAAAAGGAAGATGGAGTATTAAAAGTTCCTGTGACTACAGAAATACCTGCCTACTTAATGGGCTCAGGCATAGGTAGTATGACGGCTTTTTCAGGAGATTATGATATAATGACAGGTGATGAAGATGCAAACAAAGAGTTTGGAATAGATAAGCTTAGATTTGGAGACTTGGTGCTACTTAGAGATTGTGACAATACTAATGGACGTCAATATTTAAAAGGATCTGTATCTATAGGAGTAGTTGTTCACAGCGATTGTATTAAATCAGGTCATGGTCCTGGAGTTACTGTTATAATGAGTTCAAAGTATTCTAAAATAAAGGGAATCAAATCAGAAAATGCAAACATAGCTTATTACCTAGGTGTAAGATAA
- a CDS encoding COG2426 family protein, protein MSSYISQIFNFLSIEFTVMLTAALPIIELRGAIPVGISLGLSPIHATVLSFIGSMIPVPFILFTIRPIFNYLKKTKTFEKIVNRLTNRSMAKSGKIQKYGAWGLLVFVAIPLPGTGVWSGSLIAALLDMRFKWAFPAIFVGNLIAGVLIMALSNGVVSVING, encoded by the coding sequence ATGTCTTCATACATAAGTCAAATATTTAATTTCTTATCCATAGAATTTACAGTAATGCTAACAGCGGCATTACCTATTATAGAACTAAGGGGAGCTATTCCAGTAGGTATATCACTAGGGCTATCTCCTATTCATGCTACTGTTCTTAGCTTTATAGGAAGTATGATTCCTGTACCTTTTATACTATTTACTATTAGACCTATATTTAATTATTTGAAGAAGACCAAGACCTTTGAGAAAATTGTAAATAGGCTCACCAATAGATCAATGGCTAAGAGTGGTAAAATACAAAAATATGGAGCATGGGGACTCCTTGTGTTTGTAGCCATCCCTTTGCCTGGGACAGGCGTATGGAGTGGTAGTCTTATAGCAGCTCTCCTTGATATGAGATTTAAATGGGCATTTCCTGCTATATTTGTAGGAAATCTAATAGCTGGGGTTTTGATCATGGCTTTGAGCAATGGTGTTGTTAGTGTGATTAATGGGTAA
- a CDS encoding VPA1262 family N-terminal domain-containing protein: MDQFDNLRNVIDLDYDLLTKPGNLGFYRSCEATTIFLFNNVTKQAHNYFTIMVFEEREKETEEVEYLTEKLITISSEFKMGICRYDLTMEQALDSFRQIKNSQVLYNIGGDLQIGNLDLINKQFVPQDGTVEVRLNKALKNNFINGSYIYEFFDTYKSFISILSKRQREQISNLVMKFVPINLHVLQDRIGNIIFQFPSTLLSLKSSSGKDETSLDITLYTDKRIDSEDRYGILVTNEFDNCITGIRYHDNKNSKKIRLEIGDTGNLIKTMVYDKKTDLVVYEANYSFIKHIYTRFHIGSEFPEYRTIITSNGKAEVDVEPVEFMEIPRRNMSEHKKYWKEFVKERQYKERLEELEHRMKFMQYGTSQNSEKNKALEDVRKLIIMNSEKQIMLWDPYLSANDILNTLYYSNQMGIQMRAITSSSSETRKINGEKHSDAATWISEQRNILNNNSNNYGINLEVRCQHEEFGWKFHDRFLLFVMRNGTARVWSLGTSINSLGKNHHIIQEVSHPQYIVDAFNELWNELNDERCILWKSK, encoded by the coding sequence ATGGATCAATTTGATAATCTACGAAATGTAATTGATTTAGACTATGATTTACTAACGAAACCAGGGAATTTAGGATTTTATAGATCCTGCGAGGCTACGACTATATTCTTATTTAACAATGTAACTAAACAGGCACATAATTATTTTACTATAATGGTATTTGAGGAAAGAGAAAAAGAAACAGAAGAAGTTGAGTACTTAACGGAGAAGCTGATTACAATTTCCTCTGAATTTAAAATGGGTATTTGTAGATATGATTTAACAATGGAACAGGCCCTTGATAGCTTTAGGCAAATCAAAAATTCTCAGGTGTTATATAATATCGGTGGGGACTTACAAATAGGGAACTTAGATCTAATCAACAAACAATTTGTACCACAGGATGGAACGGTAGAAGTACGTTTAAACAAAGCCTTAAAGAATAATTTTATTAACGGTAGCTATATTTATGAATTTTTTGATACGTATAAAAGCTTTATATCAATTTTATCAAAACGACAGCGTGAGCAAATATCTAATCTAGTAATGAAATTTGTCCCCATAAATCTTCATGTCTTACAGGATAGGATTGGAAATATTATTTTTCAGTTTCCTTCAACATTACTTTCTTTAAAATCATCTTCTGGTAAGGATGAGACAAGTCTTGATATTACTCTTTATACTGATAAACGCATTGATAGTGAAGATAGATATGGAATACTTGTTACAAATGAATTTGATAATTGTATAACTGGTATTAGATATCATGATAATAAAAACAGCAAAAAAATTAGATTGGAAATTGGGGATACAGGTAATCTAATTAAAACTATGGTTTATGATAAGAAAACAGATTTAGTTGTTTATGAGGCGAATTATAGTTTTATTAAGCATATATATACTAGATTTCATATAGGAAGTGAGTTTCCAGAGTATAGAACAATTATAACTTCAAATGGGAAGGCTGAAGTGGATGTAGAACCTGTAGAGTTTATGGAAATTCCACGGCGTAATATGTCAGAGCATAAAAAGTACTGGAAAGAATTTGTGAAGGAGAGGCAATACAAAGAAAGACTAGAGGAATTAGAGCACCGTATGAAATTCATGCAATACGGTACTTCACAGAATTCTGAAAAAAATAAAGCCTTAGAGGATGTTAGAAAACTAATTATAATGAATTCAGAAAAACAAATTATGCTATGGGATCCTTATTTGTCTGCCAATGATATTTTAAATACTTTATATTACAGCAATCAGATGGGTATACAGATGAGAGCTATTACTTCTTCAAGTAGTGAAACTAGAAAAATAAATGGAGAAAAGCATAGTGATGCAGCGACTTGGATAAGTGAGCAAAGAAATATACTTAACAATAATAGCAATAATTACGGAATAAATCTTGAAGTAAGATGCCAACACGAGGAATTTGGTTGGAAGTTTCATGATAGATTTTTATTATTTGTTATGAGAAACGGAACTGCAAGGGTTTGGTCATTGGGGACATCAATAAATAGTTTAGGAAAAAATCATCACATAATACAAGAAGTAAGCCATCCACAATACATAGTTGATGCTTTTAATGAGCTATGGAATGAGCTTAATGATGAGAGGTGCATTTTATGGAAGAGCAAATAA